Proteins encoded by one window of Patescibacteria group bacterium:
- a CDS encoding prepilin-type N-terminal cleavage/methylation domain-containing protein has translation MKKMRLDSGFTLIELLVVIAIIGVLATVGFMTFGRTTKKARDTIRKTELAQIGRYLGSAGSSISQYIPPEAPLEGDLFELIAALESKYGTNMFRQRPFDPLFDKGGDVSGFQYVLDGQKNIAIFANMENGEEPVTLSAISAPTPRGGSGVFQGTGVWLSGWNGTDRYYQVSN, from the coding sequence ATGAAGAAAATGAGATTAGATTCTGGATTTACGCTCATTGAGTTGCTGGTGGTGATCGCCATTATTGGCGTGTTGGCGACGGTGGGGTTCATGACTTTTGGAAGGACGACAAAGAAGGCGAGAGACACTATCCGCAAAACAGAGCTCGCCCAGATCGGAAGGTATTTGGGAAGCGCAGGCTCGAGTATCAGCCAGTATATTCCCCCAGAGGCGCCTCTTGAAGGCGATCTTTTTGAGTTGATTGCCGCGCTTGAGTCAAAATACGGGACCAATATGTTCCGGCAGCGCCCTTTTGATCCGCTTTTTGATAAAGGCGGCGATGTTTCAGGGTTCCAGTATGTCCTTGACGGACAAAAAAATATCGCGATATTTGCGAATATGGAAAATGGAGAAGAGCCGGTCACGCTTTCCGCGATTTCTGCGCCCACACCGCGGGGAGGAAGCGGGGTATTTCAAGGTACGGGTGTATGGTTGAGCGGGTGGAACGGCACGGATCGGTATTATCAGGTCAGCAATTAA